A region from the Gammaproteobacteria bacterium genome encodes:
- a CDS encoding matrixin family metalloprotease: protein MHPTSRHAARLAFLAATLVTAEAPAYSLSQSAPGKWGDPAFGTGAVISYSLMGAGLDTGSGRTSVDFSTFMPGGFEDDIRSAFAAWSAVANLGFVEALDPGVGAYNIGADAVNIRISGVDYGPTDILADAFFPPSFGGSGAGDLHFNSQVDWRLNSDAGTGISVYLVAVHEIGHALGLHHPGCGSSPACPDLGPYGSDPLTSRLMSPTYNVSLIGPQRDDIAGIQHLYGPPTGAVPVPGSLVLFASTLGFLAGARRRQRLPR from the coding sequence ATGCATCCGACCAGCCGACACGCCGCGCGCTTGGCCTTCCTTGCCGCCACTCTGGTAACCGCCGAAGCTCCGGCGTACTCGCTCAGCCAGTCTGCGCCGGGGAAGTGGGGCGACCCCGCCTTCGGCACCGGGGCCGTCATCAGCTACAGCTTGATGGGGGCAGGGCTCGATACCGGTTCCGGTCGGACGAGCGTCGACTTCTCCACGTTTATGCCGGGGGGGTTCGAGGACGACATCCGCAGCGCCTTCGCGGCTTGGTCGGCGGTGGCCAACCTCGGCTTCGTGGAGGCGCTGGACCCCGGCGTGGGCGCCTACAATATCGGCGCGGATGCGGTCAACATCCGCATCAGCGGGGTCGACTACGGGCCCACCGACATCCTGGCGGACGCATTCTTCCCACCGAGCTTCGGCGGCTCCGGCGCCGGCGACCTCCACTTCAACAGCCAGGTGGACTGGCGGCTCAACTCGGACGCCGGGACGGGGATCAGCGTCTATCTGGTCGCGGTGCACGAGATTGGACATGCCCTTGGACTGCACCACCCGGGCTGCGGCAGCTCGCCCGCCTGCCCTGACCTGGGCCCCTACGGGAGTGACCCGCTCACCTCGCGCCTGATGTCACCCACCTACAATGTGAGCCTCATCGGTCCGCAACGCGACGACATCGCCGGAATCCAGCACCTCTACGGGCCGCCGACGGGGGCAGTGCCGGTACCCGGGAGCCTTGTCCTGTTTGCCAGCACGCTCGGTTTCCTGGCCGGTGCGCGTCGCCGCCAGCGACTCCCCCGGTGA